The Streptomyces sp. NBC_00454 DNA segment GACCTGGGTCGCGAACACCTCCCGCATCCGGGCCGCCGCCGCCTCGTTGGTCACCGCGGAGCGCAGCAGCACCAGCAGGGCGTCGTCCGCCGGATCGCCCTCCCACCGGTCCACGAAGTGCCGTAGGACCACTGCCGCCAGTTCCCCCGGCGGGACCGCCGACAGGTCCGGCAGCCGCAGGTCCACCGCCAGCGCGGCGTCGAAGAGCTTCTCCTTGTTCCCGAAGTACCGCATCACCATCGACGGGTCGATCGCCGCGTCCGCCGCGACCGCGCGGATGGTCGTCCGTTCGTACCCGTGCGCGGCGAACCGCTCCCGCGCGGCCCGCAGGATCGCCGCCTTGGTCTGCGCGCCCCGGCCCTCCGCCTCTTGAGCCTCTTGCATCATGCCGACAAAGGTAGGCCAACACTTGTGGGCCAACAACCGTTGACACACCGGCGCCGGTCGCCGCATCATCAAGTCAACGGTTGTTGGCCAACGAACGTTGGCATCCCGCAGGAGGCCCAGAATGCCCGGAACGCTCCCCGCCGCACTCCCCGCCACCACCCACGTCGCGATCATCGGCGCCGGCCCCACCGGCCTCGCCCTCGCCGTGACCCTCGCCGAGGCCGGCGTCGACTTCGTGCTCCTCGACCGGCAGGCCGAGGGCGCCAACACCTCCCGCGCCGCCGTGGTCCACGCCCGCACCCTGGAGGTCCTCGACGAGATCGACCCGACCGGGTCCCTGAGCGCCGAGCTGGTCGGCCGCGGCATCCCCGTCACCCGGTTCCGGATCCGCGACGGTGCCCGGCCCCTCGCCGCCATCACCTTCGACGGCCTGCCCACGGCCCACTCGTACGCACTGATGGTCCCCCAGGACCGGACCGAGGCCGTGCTCCTGGAGCGCCTGCGCTCCCTGGGCGGCGAGGTCCACCGCCCGTACGAGGTCACCGGCGTCCGCCAGGACGAGGACGGCGAGGGGGTCACCCTCACCACCGCCACCGGCGAGACCCTGCGCGCCTCCTACGCCGTCGGCGCGGACGGCATGCACAGCACGGTCCGCGAGGCCGCCGGGATCGGGTTCACCGGCAGCTCCTACGGGGAGTCCTTCGTCCTCGCCGACGTGGTGATGGACTGGGCCCCGGGCCCCGGCGAGGTCTCCCTCGTCTTCGCCCCGGCCGGTCCCACCGTGGTCGCCCCGCTGCCCGGTGAGGCATCCGCCGCCGGGGCCCCGGGGGCGGGGCGCTACCGCGTCGTCGCCACCGTCTCCGACGCCCCCGCCGAACCCGACCTCGCCTTCGTCCAGGCCCTGCTGGACGCCCGCGCCCCCGGCCAGGCCACCGTCACCGGACTCGTCTGGTCCTCGCGGTTCCGGATCCACCACCGGGTCGCCGACCGCTATCGCTCGGGCCGCCTGCTGCTCGCCGGAGACGCCGCGCACGTGCACAGCCCGGCCGGCGGCCAGGGCATGAACACCGGTATCCAGGACGGCCACGCACTCGGCCGCGCACTCGCCCGCGCACTCGCCTCCGGGAACCCGGGCGACCTCGACGCGTACGGGGCCACCCGCCGGCCCGTCGCCCTGCGCGTGGTGGCGCTGACCGACCGGATGACCCGTGTCGCCCACCTGCGCAACCCGGCCCTGCGCGCCGTGCGCAACACCCTGCTCCCGCTCTTCGCCCGCGTCCCGGCGCTCCGCAAGCGCCTCGCCACCGAGCTGGCCGAGCTCAACTACCGGTGAGGGGCGATCGGGGCCGCTACTCCACGAACAGGCCCCGCGCCGCGGCCCTCGCGTCGAAGGCCTCCAGCCGGGCCTGCGCGTCCGGCAGTGCGTCGGCCATCGCCTCCAGCAGCACCCGCCCCAGCAGCATCGGTGCGCAGGCGGTGTCGAAGGCCAGCCCGGTCCCCACCGGCGCCGGGATCAGCAGGTCCGAATGCCTGGCCACCGGGGCGAAGGCCGAATCGGCCACCGTCACCACGGTCAGCCCGGCCGCCCGCCCGTGGTCCAGCGCCTCCGCGACCTCCTTGGGGTGGCGGGGCAGCGCGAAGCACAGGAGGGCCGAGGCCCCGGCGGCGCGGGCCGCGTCGATCCGGTCGGCGAGCATGGAGCCGCCCTCGTCGAGCAGCCGGACGTCCGGATGGACCTTCGCGGCGAAGTACGCGAACCCGCGCGCCTGCGAGGACGCCGCCCGCAGCCCCAGTACGGGCAGCGGGCTGGACGCGGCGAGCAGCCGCCCGGCCTCCTGGACCGGCGCCGGGTCGGCGAGCATCGCCGACAGCTGCCGCAGGTTCTCGATCTCGCCCTGGACGGCCTGCTGGTACTCGTTGTACGCGTCCTCGGGCCCGCCCCCGGCCCGCCCCGCGGGGGCCACCTCCCGCAGGTGCTTGCGCAGCGCGGGGTAGCCGTCGAAACCCAGGGCCACCGCGAACCGGGTCACCGACGGCTGGCTCACGCCGGCCAGCTCGGCGAGCTCCACGCTCGACAGGAACGGCACCTCCGCGGCCCCGCGCACCATGCAGTGCGCGATGCGCCGCTGGGTCGGCGTCAGCCGGTGCCCCTCGAACAGCTTCTGCAGCCGTGCTGCAGGGCTCTCACTCATCCCGTTCCCCTCCGTCCCGTACGTCCCCGGTGAGATATTCAGTCACGGAGCACTCTGCATGCGCTTATGCAGGACGGCAACCCGCGCCCGCGATCCGAGACCCCGGGGGCGCCCCCGGGACCGAGATCAAATCGCTTGACCGGCCGTCGCGCGCGGCCATAGTTCTTCAGGAGCCGGCGGGGGCGGTGCGCACGAGGTCCCGTTCGGTCAACAGCCCACCGATCCGACCGAATTGGCTGCCTCCATGGTCTCGTCCGTCTCCGCTCCACCCGCCCCCCGCACCCGCCTGTGGACCAGGAACTTCGGCCTCTACTTCACCGCCCGCATCGTGTCCATGGCGGGAGACACGATGATGCCCGTCGCCATGGCCGTCGCCATGCTCTCGCTCGGCTACGGAGTCAGCGGCCTCGGGTACGTGCTCGGCACGTGGATGGGGGCCTTCGCGCTCTTCGTCGTCTTCGGCGGGGTGTTCGCGGACCGGTTCCACCCCAAGCCGCAGATGATCGGCGCGGACGCGGCCCGCTTCCTGATCCAGGGCTCGTTCGCCGTGTACCTCTGGCTCGGCCACCCCTCCCTGTGGTTCGTCATCGGCGGCTCGGCGCTCGGCGGGATCGCGACCGCGATGTTCCAGCCGGGGGTCAACGGCCTGGTCCCCCAGGTCGCCGCCGATCCGCAGAAGGCCAACGGGGTGCTGCGGGTCAGCGAGGGGATGTCCACGATGGCCGGGCCGGCGCTCGCCGGAATCCTCGTCTCGGTCACCTCGACGGCCTGGGTGTTCGCGGTCGACGCGGCCACCTTCGCGGTCAGCGGGCTGTGCCTGCTGGCGCTGCGGCTGCCGCCCTTCAAAGTGGACCGGTCGGCCTCCACCCTGGAGAACCTGCGGACCGGCTGGGTGGAGTTCCGCTCCCGGTCCTGGCTGTGGGCGGTCATCCTGATCTGGTGGGTGCTCGGGGTGTTCGTGTGGGGCCCGCTCACCCCGCTCGGCGCGGCCTCCGTCATCGGTGAGCACGGCAAGGCGGCCTTCGGGTACGCGGAGGGCGCGTTCGGGGCCGGCTGCATGCTCGGCGGGCTCGTGGCGATCCGTCTCCGGCCGGCCCGGCCGCTGTTCGGCGGCGGGATCGCGATGTGCCTCTTCCCGATGATGCCCCTGGCGGCGGCGCTGGTGCCCTCGCTGCCGGTGCTCATGCTCATGTACGCGGTGAGCGGCCTGGGCTGGGCGTTCTGGGGGGTGCAGTGGGCCACCACCGTGCAGACACAGATACCCGAGGACCGACTGAACCGGGTGACCGCGTACGAGATCGCCGGCTCGATCCTCGCCGTCCCCCTCGGCCAGGTCCTCGCGGGGCCCGCGGCGCAGCTGTTCGGCCTCCACCGGTTCCTGCTGGCCGGTTCGGTGATCGGCCTCGGCTGCGCGTTCGCGCTGCTCCTGGTCCGCCCGGTGCGCGGCCTGCGGCGGGCGGAGCGGCCGACCGGCGACCTGGCCGACCGGCTGACCGGCTGACCGGCTGATCCGAATACGGGGGTTAGCCCCAGTGCCCGTACGGGGTGGTGGTTCCTACCGTGGGGGCATGGAGTCCCAGGAGTTGAAGAAGGAACTCGCCGCCACCTTGGACGCCCGGCGTGAGCTGGGGCCCGAGTACGAGGCCGCGCTGGTGGATTCGTTCGTCGAGAAGGTCGACACCCAGGTCCGGCGGCGGCTGGCGGAGGACCGTCTGGCCGCTGCCCGAGGTCCCCGGCCCCCGGCGGAATCGCCGGCGGGCAATTTCGGGGAGCGCTTCGGGTTCGCGATCGTCACCCTGGTGCTGGCGATCCCGCTCTCGGCGATCGGCGCGGCCCAGGCCCACCTGCCCGGCCTGATCGTGGCCTGGCTCGGCATCGTGGGCGTCAACTTCGTCCACGCGTCGAAGTCCCTGCGGCGGCGCGGGCCGGACCCGCAGGACTGAATCGCGGGCCGGACCCGCGGAGGTTTTGGCGCGGGGACCGCCGCACCCCGGTTGCCCGGGGGCGGGACGACGGCGGTCCCCGCGAGGGACACGGGCCGGGTCAGGGCCGTCCGCGCGTCCGTGGCGTCCACGCGGTCCGGGAGCCGCTCCGGAAGTGCGTCAACGCCGTTCGTGGCGCCGGCCGGGTCCCGGCTCCCCGGGCTTCCCTGCCGACAACCACCACTGTGCCCCAGCCGTGTTAAGCCGGTGCTGCCGCGACGTGACGGGCCCGTACCGATTGCGCGTCGGCCGGGGCACGGGCCCGGCCCCCGTACCGCTTCGCGCTACTTCGCGGACTTCGCGAGGAACGCCAGCAGGTCCTGACGGCTCACCACACCGGTCGGCTTGCCTTCGACCAGCACGATCGCCGCGTCGGCCTCGCCGAGGACCGCCATCAGCTCGGAGACCGGCTCGCCGGATCCGACCTGCGGGAGCGGGGCGGACATGTGCTTCTCCAGGGGGTCGCCGAGGGAGGCGCGCTGGGCGAACAGCGCCGCCAGCAGCTCCTTCTCGACCACCGAGCCGATGACCTCGGCCGCCATCACGTCGGGGTGACCGGCGCCCGGCTTGACGATCGGCATCTGCGAGACGCCGTACTCGCGCAGCACCTCGATGGCCTCGCCGACGGTCTCCTCGGGGTGCATGTGGACGAGGGAGGGGATGCCGCCCTCCTTGTCCGCCAGCACGTCCCGGATGCGGGCCGAGGGGCCGGCGTCCTCCAGGAAGCCGTGTCCGGCCATCCACTCGTCGTTGAAGATCTTGCTGATGTAGCCGCGCCCGCTGTCCGGGAGCAGGACGACGACCACGTCGTCCGGGCCGAGGCCCTCCGCCGCGCGCAGCGCCGCGACGACCGCCATGCCGCAGGAGCCGCCGACGAGGAGGCCCTCCTCCTTGGCCAGGCGGCGGGTCATCTGGAAGGAGTCCTTGTCGGACACCGCGATGATCTCGTCCGTGACGTTGCGGTCGTAGGCGGTCGGCCAGAAGTCCTCGCCGACGCCCTCGACGAGGTACGGGCGGCCCGAGCCGCCGGAGTAGACCGAGCCCTCGGGGTCGGCGCCGATGACCTTGACCTTGCCGCCGGACACCTCCTTGAGGTACCCGCCGGTGCCGGAGATCGTGCCGCCCGTGCCGACACCGGCCACGAAGTGGGTGATCTTCCCGTCCGTCTGCTCCCACAGCTCGGGACCGGTGGTCTCGTAGTGGGAACGCGGGTTGTTCGGGTTGCTGTACTGGTCGGGCTTCCAGGCGCCGGGCGTCTCGCGCACGAGGCGGTCGGAAACGTTGTAGTACGAGTCCGGGTGGTCGGGATCCACCGCCGTCGGGCAGACCACTACGTCGGCGCCGTAGGCCCGCATGACGTTGATCTTGTCCGCGGACACCTTGTCGGGGCAGACGAAGATGCAGTGGTAACCCTTCTGCTGGGCCACGATGGCGAGTCCTACACCCGTGTTGCCGCTCGTCGGCTCCACGATGGTGCCGCCGGGCTTGAGTGCTCCGCTCTGCTCGGCGGCTTCGATCATCCTGACGGCGATCCGGTCCTTCACGGATCCGCCGGGATTGAAGTACTCGACCTTGGCAAGGACGGTGGCCTGCAGGCCTTCGGTCACACGGTTGAGCTTCACCAGCGGGGTGTTGCCGACGAGGCTGATCATCGAGTCGTGGAATTGCACCATGTTCTCCAAGGAGGGGACTCCACGGGTTCTCCGGGAGGCTCGGCCAGAGTATGCGGAAAGGGATTGGCCGACCTCGCGTACGGGGCAGGTAGGTCAAACAGGACCGGGTGCCGAGGAGGTGGCCTGAGGGTGTCTAGGGCGAGGACGGCCCGCCGGATCGCGGCGGGCGCGGCGTACGGCGGTGGCGGGCTCGGGCTCGTCGGGGTCGCCGCGGTGGGTCTGGTCGTGGCGGAGGTGCAGTTCGCGAAGCGGACGGTCGGCACCGGGCTGCCGGATCCGCCGCGCGCGGACGGGCTGTACGGGGGCGAGTTCGGCGGTCCCGAGATGAGTCCGGGGCCGCTGCGGCTCGGCATCCTGGGCGATTCCACGGCCGCCGGGCTGGGCGTGCGGCGGGCGAGACAGACTCCGGGCGCGCTGCTGGCCTCGGGGCTGGCCGCGGTGGCCGAGCGGCCGGTGGAGCTGCGCAACGTGGCCCTGTCCGGCGCCATGTCCGACGACCTGGACCGGCAGGTGGGGCTGCTGCTCGACGGCGACGGGCCGGCCCCCGACGTGTGCGTGATCATCATCGGCGCCAACGACGTGACCCGGCGGATGCCCCCGACCCAGTCGGTGCGGCTGCTGACCTCGGCCGTCCGCCGGCTGCGGCTCGCGGGCTCCGAGGTCGTCGTCGGCACCTGTCCGGACCTGGGCACCATCGAGCCCGTCTACCAGCCGCTGCGGTGGCTGGCCCGCCGGGTCTCGCGCCAGCTGGCCGCCGCCCAGACGATCGGGGTGCTCGCGCTGGGCGCCCGTACCGTCTCGATGGGCGACCTGATGGGCGCGGAGTTCGCGGCGAACCCGCGCGAGATGTTCGGACCGGACTCCTACCACCCGTCGGCGGAGGGGTACGCGACCGCCGCGATGGCCGTGCTGCCCACCCTGTGCGCGGCGCTGGGCGTCTGGCCCGAGTCGGACCGCCTGGACGTGTCGCGCAACGAGGACATGCTCCCGGTGGCCAAGGCCGCCTCGGCGGCGGCGGGACTGGCCGGTACGGAGGTCACGGCGGCCCGCGGGCCCTGGGTCCTGCTCAAGTACCGGCGCAGGCGGCAGGTGCCCGGCGAGGACCTCGCGGAGCGCAGCGGGCAGCGGGCGGGGCACGGAGCGCAGACTGGAGGGGCGGGCGAGGCGGCCGGGGGCGCGGCCAGAGCGACCGGAGTCACATCGAAAGGGCAGTGACCTCGACGGTACGGGGCGGTAACTTCGCATGCGGTCCCGGTACGACACCACCTCCCTTGGAGCCCCGATGCCCGAAGCAGTCATCGTTTCCACCGCCCGGTCGCCGATCGGCCGTGCCTTCAAGGGATCCCTCAAGGACATCCGCCCGGACGATCTGACGGCCACGATCATCCAGGCCGCCCTCGCCAAGATCCCCGAGCTGGACCCGCGCCAGATCGACGACCTGATGCTGGGCTGCGGCCTCCCGGGCGGCGAGCAGGGGCACAACCTGGGCCGCATCGTCGCCGTGCAGATGGGCATGGACCACCTGCCGGCCACCACGATCACCCGCTACTGCGCCTCCTCGCTCCAGACCTCCCGGATGGCGCTGCACGCCATCAAGGCGGGCGAGGGCGACGTCTTCATCTCCGCGGGCGTCGAGATGGTCTCCCGGTCCGTGAACGGCTCCTCCGACGGCATCCCCGGCACCCACAACCCGCTCTTCGCCGACTCCGAGGCCCGCACCAAGCAGGTCGCCGAGTCCACCGGCTCCTCCTGGCACGACCCGCGCGAGGACGGCCTGGTCCCCGACGCGTACATCGCGATGGGGCAGACCGCCGAGAACCTGGCCCGCCTCAAGGGCGTGACCCGCCAGGACATGGACGAATTCGGCGTCCGCTCGCAGAACCTGGCCGAGGAAGCCATCAAGAACGGCTTCTGGGCCCGCGAGATCACCCCGGTCACCACCCCGGACGGCACGGTCGTCTCCACCGACGACGGCCCGCGCGCCGGGGTCACGCTGGAGGGCGTCCAGGGCCTCAAGCCCGTCTTCCGCCCCGACGGCCTGGTCACGGCCGGCAACTGCTGCCCGCTGAACGACGGCGCCGCCGCTCTGGTCGTCATGAGCGACACCAAGGCCCGCGAGCTGGGCCTGACCCCGCTGGCCCGGATCGTCTCCACCGGTGTCACCGGCCTCTCCCCCGAGATCATGGGCCTGGGCCCGGTCGAGGCCTCCCGGCAGGCGCTGAAGCGGGCGGGCCTGAGCGTCGGCGACATCGACCTGTTCGAGATCAACGAGGCCTTCGCGGCCCAGGTCATCCCGTCCTACCGGGACCTGGAGATCCCGCTGGAGAAGGTGAACGTCAACGGCGGGGCCATCGCCGTGGGTCACCCCTTCGGGATGACCGGTGCGCGCATC contains these protein-coding regions:
- a CDS encoding MFS transporter yields the protein MVSSVSAPPAPRTRLWTRNFGLYFTARIVSMAGDTMMPVAMAVAMLSLGYGVSGLGYVLGTWMGAFALFVVFGGVFADRFHPKPQMIGADAARFLIQGSFAVYLWLGHPSLWFVIGGSALGGIATAMFQPGVNGLVPQVAADPQKANGVLRVSEGMSTMAGPALAGILVSVTSTAWVFAVDAATFAVSGLCLLALRLPPFKVDRSASTLENLRTGWVEFRSRSWLWAVILIWWVLGVFVWGPLTPLGAASVIGEHGKAAFGYAEGAFGAGCMLGGLVAIRLRPARPLFGGGIAMCLFPMMPLAAALVPSLPVLMLMYAVSGLGWAFWGVQWATTVQTQIPEDRLNRVTAYEIAGSILAVPLGQVLAGPAAQLFGLHRFLLAGSVIGLGCAFALLLVRPVRGLRRAERPTGDLADRLTG
- a CDS encoding acetyl-CoA C-acetyltransferase, translating into MPEAVIVSTARSPIGRAFKGSLKDIRPDDLTATIIQAALAKIPELDPRQIDDLMLGCGLPGGEQGHNLGRIVAVQMGMDHLPATTITRYCASSLQTSRMALHAIKAGEGDVFISAGVEMVSRSVNGSSDGIPGTHNPLFADSEARTKQVAESTGSSWHDPREDGLVPDAYIAMGQTAENLARLKGVTRQDMDEFGVRSQNLAEEAIKNGFWAREITPVTTPDGTVVSTDDGPRAGVTLEGVQGLKPVFRPDGLVTAGNCCPLNDGAAALVVMSDTKARELGLTPLARIVSTGVTGLSPEIMGLGPVEASRQALKRAGLSVGDIDLFEINEAFAAQVIPSYRDLEIPLEKVNVNGGAIAVGHPFGMTGARITGTLINSLQFHDKQFGLETMCVGGGQGMAMVIERLS
- a CDS encoding TetR/AcrR family transcriptional regulator; its protein translation is MQEAQEAEGRGAQTKAAILRAARERFAAHGYERTTIRAVAADAAIDPSMVMRYFGNKEKLFDAALAVDLRLPDLSAVPPGELAAVVLRHFVDRWEGDPADDALLVLLRSAVTNEAAAARMREVFATQVAPALAAALGPERARRAAGLVAAQLLGLALARYLLRLPGVTSLTPDEVVAGLSPALEATLSP
- a CDS encoding FAD-dependent oxidoreductase, with translation MPGTLPAALPATTHVAIIGAGPTGLALAVTLAEAGVDFVLLDRQAEGANTSRAAVVHARTLEVLDEIDPTGSLSAELVGRGIPVTRFRIRDGARPLAAITFDGLPTAHSYALMVPQDRTEAVLLERLRSLGGEVHRPYEVTGVRQDEDGEGVTLTTATGETLRASYAVGADGMHSTVREAAGIGFTGSSYGESFVLADVVMDWAPGPGEVSLVFAPAGPTVVAPLPGEASAAGAPGAGRYRVVATVSDAPAEPDLAFVQALLDARAPGQATVTGLVWSSRFRIHHRVADRYRSGRLLLAGDAAHVHSPAGGQGMNTGIQDGHALGRALARALASGNPGDLDAYGATRRPVALRVVALTDRMTRVAHLRNPALRAVRNTLLPLFARVPALRKRLATELAELNYR
- a CDS encoding cystathionine beta-synthase gives rise to the protein MQFHDSMISLVGNTPLVKLNRVTEGLQATVLAKVEYFNPGGSVKDRIAVRMIEAAEQSGALKPGGTIVEPTSGNTGVGLAIVAQQKGYHCIFVCPDKVSADKINVMRAYGADVVVCPTAVDPDHPDSYYNVSDRLVRETPGAWKPDQYSNPNNPRSHYETTGPELWEQTDGKITHFVAGVGTGGTISGTGGYLKEVSGGKVKVIGADPEGSVYSGGSGRPYLVEGVGEDFWPTAYDRNVTDEIIAVSDKDSFQMTRRLAKEEGLLVGGSCGMAVVAALRAAEGLGPDDVVVVLLPDSGRGYISKIFNDEWMAGHGFLEDAGPSARIRDVLADKEGGIPSLVHMHPEETVGEAIEVLREYGVSQMPIVKPGAGHPDVMAAEVIGSVVEKELLAALFAQRASLGDPLEKHMSAPLPQVGSGEPVSELMAVLGEADAAIVLVEGKPTGVVSRQDLLAFLAKSAK
- a CDS encoding SGNH/GDSL hydrolase family protein: MSRARTARRIAAGAAYGGGGLGLVGVAAVGLVVAEVQFAKRTVGTGLPDPPRADGLYGGEFGGPEMSPGPLRLGILGDSTAAGLGVRRARQTPGALLASGLAAVAERPVELRNVALSGAMSDDLDRQVGLLLDGDGPAPDVCVIIIGANDVTRRMPPTQSVRLLTSAVRRLRLAGSEVVVGTCPDLGTIEPVYQPLRWLARRVSRQLAAAQTIGVLALGARTVSMGDLMGAEFAANPREMFGPDSYHPSAEGYATAAMAVLPTLCAALGVWPESDRLDVSRNEDMLPVAKAASAAAGLAGTEVTAARGPWVLLKYRRRRQVPGEDLAERSGQRAGHGAQTGGAGEAAGGAARATGVTSKGQ
- a CDS encoding MurR/RpiR family transcriptional regulator, with product MSESPAARLQKLFEGHRLTPTQRRIAHCMVRGAAEVPFLSSVELAELAGVSQPSVTRFAVALGFDGYPALRKHLREVAPAGRAGGGPEDAYNEYQQAVQGEIENLRQLSAMLADPAPVQEAGRLLAASSPLPVLGLRAASSQARGFAYFAAKVHPDVRLLDEGGSMLADRIDAARAAGASALLCFALPRHPKEVAEALDHGRAAGLTVVTVADSAFAPVARHSDLLIPAPVGTGLAFDTACAPMLLGRVLLEAMADALPDAQARLEAFDARAAARGLFVE